A window from Polyodon spathula isolate WHYD16114869_AA chromosome 28, ASM1765450v1, whole genome shotgun sequence encodes these proteins:
- the LOC121301995 gene encoding multiple epidermal growth factor-like domains protein 6 isoform X5, protein MMLKVVFLSVLALASALQCPDGGMCSGDNTCCKIPGGGYSCCPLPSDIRSFPMIQAGSLNDISGTVCPDNSPCPSEYSCLLTPTGVYGCCPFPQGLSCADGKRCCPDGYKCSDDGSSCTRHTEVSVVGAVICPDQESECPDETTCCELPDGSWGCCPMVNAVCCDDKLHCCPEGTRCDTAHSKCLSHESETPMWGKLLARKRAAWENDKVPKVESVVCPDGKSQCQDGATCCLMQSGKYGCCPLPNAVCCTDHEHCCPAASTCDLEHDTCTSASGETQLLKKIPAVIRDVICPDMQTKCPSETTCCELPSGSYGCCPMPQAVCCDDHEHCCPEGTTCDLAAGTCDKGGFSVPWLEKVPALMSEPNEEKCDDQKSCPDGNTCCKLSTGEWACCPLPHAVCCNDEYCCPEGTTCDTAHSTCLSAEGETTMRKKFLAIRKNSNTKASDVQCDDTTACPDGSTCCKTATGSWACCPLVKAVCCEDHEHCCPEGTTCDLAAGTCDKGGFSVPWLEKVPALMSEPNEEKCDDQKSCPDGNTCCKLSTGEWACCPLPHAVCCNDEYCCPEGTTCDTAHSTCLSAEGETVMRKKFPAIRKNSNNGKMLVLVKGTVERVKCDDTKSCPDGNTCCKNKHGGWGCCSFPKAVCCDDHEHCCPEGTTCDLAAGTCDQGGFSVPWLEKVPALMSEPNEEKCDDQKSCPDGNTCCKLSTGEWACCPLPHAVCCNDEYCCPEGTTCDTAHSTCLSAEGETVMRKKFPAIGKNSNTKASDVQCDDTTACPDGSTCCKTATGSWACCPLVKAVCCDDHEHCCPEGTTCDLAAGTCDQGGFSVPWLEKVPALMSEPNEEKCDDQKSCPDGNTCCKLSTGEWACCPLPHAVCCNDEYCCPEGTTCDTAHSTCLSAEGETTMRKKFLAIRKNSNTKASDVQCDDTTACPDGSTCCKTATGSWACCPLVKAVCCEDHEHCCPEGTTCDLAAGTCDKGGFSVPWLEKVPALMSEPNEEKCDDQKSCPDGNTCCKLSTGEWACCPLPHAVCCNDEYCCPEGTTCDTAHSTCLSAEGETVMRKKFLAIRKNSNTKASDVQCDDTTACPDGSTCCKTATGSWACCPLVKAVCCEDHEHCCPEGTTCDLAAGTCDKGGFSVPWLEKVPALMSEPNEEKCDDQKSCPDGNTCCKLSTGEWACCPLPHAVCCNDEYCCPEGTTCDTAHSTCLSAEGETVMRKKFPAIRKNSNNGKMLVLVKGTVERVKCDDTKSCPDGNTCCKNKHGGWGCCSFPKAVCCDDHEHCCPEGTTCDLAAGTCDQGGFSVPWLEKVPALMSEPNEEKCDDQKSCPDGNTCCKLSTGEWACCPLPHAVCCNDEYCCPEGTTCDTAHSTCLSAEGETTMRKKFLAIRKNSNTKASDVQCDDTTACPDGSTCCKTATGSWACCPLVKAVCCEDHEHCCPEGTTCDLAAGTCDKGGFSVPWLEKVPALMSEPNEEKCDDQKSCPDGNTCCKLSTGEWACCPLPHAVCCNDEYCCPEGTTCDTAHSTCLSAEGETVMRKKFPAIGKNSNSGKMLMLVKGTVERVKCDDTKSCPDGNTCCKNKHGGWGCCSFPKAVCCDDHEHCCPEGTTCDLAAGTCDQGGFSVPWLEKVPALMSEPNEEKCDDQKSCPDGNTCCKLSTGEWACCPLPHAVCCNDEYCCPEGTTCDTAHSTCLSAEGETVMRKKFPAIRKNSNNGKMLVLVKGTVERVKCDDTKSCPDGNTCCKNKHGGWGCCSFPKAVCCDDHEHCCPEGTTCDLAAGTCDQGGFSVPWLEKVPALMSEPNEEKCDDQTSCPDGTTCCKLSTGDWACCPLMHAVCCNDHEHCCPKGYKCDVEQQTCVKQGLSIPWVAKKPPMKRLLSAAGAHTDKNMCDKHTCPKEMTCFKMRTEKWGCCPLPNAVFCNDQEHCCPQGYQCNIQTSTCERQSPVLPWVFQKAPLYSISAASPDSRGNEKCDDQHNCSGQQTCCKTTAGTWGCCPYSQGVCCDDRQHCCPNRYTCDKSGAKCVRSNGLSWDVLFSEKRRAFNTL, encoded by the exons ATG ATGTTGAAGgttgtgtttctgtctgtcctGGCCCTGGCCTCAGCACTCCAGTGCCCTGATGGAGGGATGTGCTCGGGTGACAATACCTGCTGCAAGATCCCCGGTGGTGGATACAGCTGCTGCCCGCTCCCAAGT GATATCCGTTCATTCCCCATGATTCAGGCAGGCTCTCTGAATGACATTTCTGGAACTGTGTGCCCAGACAACTCTCCCTGCCCCTCTGAGTACTCATGTCTGCTCACCCCCACTGGAGTGTATGGCTGTTGCCCCTTTCCTCAG GGGCTGTCATGTGCTGATGGGAAACGCTGTTGTCCAGATGGCTATAAATGCAGTGATGATGGAAGTTCCTGCACTCGACATACAG AGGTCTCAGTTGTTGGTGCGGTGATTTGTCCGGATCAGGAGTCGGAGTGTCCCGACGAAACTACCTGCTGTGAGCTGCCAGATGGATCCTGGGGCTGCTGTCCTATGGTGAAT GCTGTGTGTTGTGATGATAAATTGCACTGCTGTCCTGAAGGCACCAGGTGTGACACTGCCCACTCCAAGTGTCTGTCACATGAGAGTGAGACCCCCATGTGGGGCAAATTGCTTGCGAGAAAGAGGGCAGCTTGGGAAAACGATAAAG TGCCGAAGGTAGAATCTGTTGTTTGTCCGGATGGGAAGAGCCAATGCCAAGATGGTGCCACCTGCTGTCTAATGCAAAGCGGCAAGTATGGCTGCTGCCCATTACCCAAT GCTGTATGCTGTACAGACCATGAGCACTGCTGTCCTGCCGCCAGCACGTGTGACCTGGAACATGACACTTGTACGTCTGCAAGCGGGGAAACTCAGCTGCTTAAAAAGATCCCAGCAGTCATAAGAGATG TGATTTGTCCAGATATGCAGACCAAATGCCCCAGTGAGACAACCTGCTGCGAACTACCATCGGGAAGTTATGGCTGCTGCCCTATGCCTCAA GCTGTTTGCTGTGATGACCACGAGCATTGCTGTCCAGAGGGCACCACCTGTGACCTTGCAGCTGGCACCTGTGACAAGGGTGGATTCTCAGTGCCCTGGCTGGAGAAGGTGCCAGCCCTCATGAGCGAGCCCAACGAAGAGAAGTGCGACGACCAGAAAAGCTGCCCTGACGGGAACACCTGCTGTAAACTGAGCACTGGAGAGTGGGCCTGCTGTCCACTGCCGCAT GCTGTGTGCTGTAACGACGAGTACTGCTGTCCCGAGGGAACCACGTGTGATACCGCACACAGCACGTGTTTGTCTGCAGAGGGGGAAACCACAATGAGGAAGAAGTTTCTGGCTATCAGGAAAAACTCCAACACTAAAG CAAGTGATGTGCAATGTGATGACACAACAGCATGTCCTGATGGAAGCACCTGCTGCAAGACAGCTACTGGAAGCTGGGCATGCTGTCCTTTAGTTAAG GCTGTTTGCTGTGAAGACCACGAGCATTGCTGTCCAGAGGGCACCACCTGTGACCTTGCAGCTGGCACCTGTGACAAGGGTGGATTCTCAGTGCCCTGGCTGGAGAAGGTGCCAGCCCTCATGAGCGAGCCCAACGAAGAGAAGTGCGACGACCAGAAAAGCTGCCCTGACGGGAACACCTGCTGTAAACTGAGCACTGGAGAGTGGGCCTGCTGTCCACTGCCGCAT GCTGTGTGCTGTAACGACGAGTACTGCTGTCCCGAGGGAACCACGTGTGATACCGCACACAGCACGTGTTTGTCTGCAGAGGGGGAAACCGTGATGAGGAAGAAGTTTCCGGCTATCAGGAAAAACTCCAACAATGGGAAGATGCTTGTGCTTGTGAAGGGGACGGTCGAGAGAGTCAAGTGTGATGACACCAAATCCTGTCCTGACGGCAACACCTGCTGCAAGAACAAGCACGGGGGCTGGGGGTGCTGCAGCTTTCCCAag GCTGTTTGCTGTGATGACCACGAGCATTGCTGTCCAGAGGGCACCACCTGTGACCTTGCCGCTGGCACCTGTGATCAAGGTGGATTCTCTGTGCCCTGGCTGGAGAAGGTGCCAGCCCTCATGAGCGAGCCCAACGAAGAGAAGTGCGACGACCAGAAAAGCTGCCCTGACGGGAACACCTGCTGTAAACTGAGCACTGGAGAGTGGGCCTGCTGTCCACTGCCGCAT GCTGTGTGCTGTAACGACGAGTACTGCTGTCCCGAGGGAACCACGTGTGATACCGCACACAGCACGTGTTTGTCTGCAGAGGGGGAAACCGTGATGAGGAAGAAGTTTCCGGCTATCGGGAAAAACTCCAACACTAAAG CAAGTGATGTGCAATGTGATGACACAACAGCATGTCCTGATGGAAGCACCTGCTGCAAGACAGCTACTGGAAGCTGGGCATGCTGTCCTTTAGTTAAG GCTGTTTGCTGTGATGACCACGAGCATTGCTGTCCAGAGGGCACCACCTGTGACCTTGCCGCTGGCACCTGTGATCAAGGTGGATTCTCTGTGCCCTGGCTGGAGAAGGTGCCAGCCCTCATGAGCGAGCCCAACGAAGAGAAGTGCGACGACCAGAAAAGCTGCCCTGACGGGAACACCTGCTGTAAACTGAGCACTGGAGAGTGGGCCTGCTGTCCACTGCCGCAT GCTGTGTGCTGTAACGACGAGTACTGCTGTCCCGAGGGAACCACGTGTGATACCGCACACAGCACGTGTTTGTCTGCAGAGGGGGAAACCACGATGAGGAAGAAGTTTCTGGCTATCAGGAAAAACTCCAACACTAAAG CAAGTGATGTGCAATGTGATGACACAACAGCATGTCCTGATGGAAGCACCTGCTGCAAGACAGCTACTGGAAGCTGGGCATGCTGTCCTTTAGTTAAG GCTGTTTGCTGTGAAGACCACGAGCATTGCTGTCCAGAGGGCACCACCTGTGACCTTGCAGCTGGCACCTGTGACAAGGGTGGATTCTCAGTGCCCTGGCTGGAGAAGGTGCCAGCCCTCATGAGCGAGCCCAACGAAGAGAAGTGCGACGACCAGAAAAGCTGCCCTGACGGGAACACCTGCTGTAAACTGAGCACTGGAGAGTGGGCCTGCTGTCCACTGCCGCAT GCTGTGTGCTGTAACGACGAGTACTGCTGTCCCGAGGGAACCACGTGTGATACCGCACACAGCACGTGTTTGTCTGCAGAGGGGGAAACCGTGATGAGGAAGAAGTTTCTGGCTATCAGGAAAAACTCCAACACTAAAG CAAGTGATGTGCAATGTGATGACACAACAGCATGTCCTGATGGAAGCACCTGCTGCAAGACAGCTACTGGAAGCTGGGCATGCTGTCCTTTAGTTAAG GCTGTTTGCTGTGAAGACCACGAGCATTGCTGTCCAGAGGGCACCACCTGTGACCTTGCAGCTGGCACCTGTGACAAGGGTGGATTCTCAGTGCCCTGGCTGGAGAAGGTGCCAGCCCTCATGAGCGAGCCCAACGAAGAGAAGTGCGACGACCAGAAAAGCTGCCCTGACGGGAACACCTGCTGTAAACTGAGCACTGGAGAGTGGGCTTGCTGTCCACTGCCGCAT GCTGTGTGCTGTAACGACGAGTACTGCTGTCCCGAGGGAACCACGTGTGATACCGCACACAGCACGTGTTTGTCTGCAGAGGGGGAAACCGTGATGAGGAAGAAGTTTCCGGCTATCAGGAAAAACTCCAACAATGGGAAGATGCTTGTGCTTGTGAAGGGGACGGTCGAGAGAGTCAAGTGTGATGACACCAAATCCTGTCCTGACGGCAACACCTGCTGCAAGAACAAGCACGGGGGCTGGGGGTGCTGCAGCTTTCCCAag GCTGTTTGCTGTGATGACCACGAGCATTGCTGTCCAGAGGGCACCACCTGTGACCTTGCCGCTGGCACCTGTGATCAAGGTGGATTCTCTGTGCCCTGGCTGGAGAAGGTGCCAGCCCTCATGAGCGAGCCCAACGAAGAGAAGTGCGACGACCAGAAAAGCTGCCCTGACGGGAACACCTGCTGTAAACTGAGCACTGGAGAGTGGGCCTGCTGTCCACTGCCGCAT GCTGTGTGCTGTAACGACGAGTACTGCTGTCCCGAGGGAACCACGTGTGATACCGCACACAGCACGTGTTTGTCTGCAGAGGGGGAAACCACAATGAGGAAGAAGTTTCTGGCTATCAGGAAAAACTCCAACACTAAAG CAAGTGATGTGCAATGTGATGACACAACAGCATGTCCTGATGGAAGCACCTGCTGCAAGACAGCTACTGGAAGCTGGGCATGCTGTCCTTTAGTTAAG GCTGTTTGCTGTGAAGACCACGAGCATTGCTGTCCAGAGGGCACCACCTGTGACCTTGCAGCTGGCACCTGTGACAAGGGTGGATTCTCAGTGCCCTGGCTGGAGAAGGTGCCAGCCCTCATGAGCGAGCCCAACGAAGAGAAGTGCGATGACCAGAAAAGCTGCCCTGACGGGAACACCTGCTGTAAACTGAGCACTGGAGAGTGGGCCTGCTGTCCACTGCCGCAT GCTGTGTGCTGTAACGACGAGTACTGCTGTCCCGAGGGAACCACGTGTGATACCGCACACAGCACGTGTTTGTCTGCAGAGGGGGAAACCGTGATGAGGAAGAAGTTTCCGGCTATCGGGAAAAACTCCAACAGTGGGAAGATGCTTATGCTTGTGAAGGGGACGGTCGAGAGAGTCAAGTGTGATGACACCAAATCCTGTCCTGACGGCAACACCTGCTGCAAGAACAAGCACGGGGGCTGGGGGTGCTGCAGCTTTCCCAag GCTGTTTGCTGTGATGACCACGAGCATTGCTGTCCAGAGGGCACCACCTGTGACCTTGCCGCTGGCACCTGTGATCAAGGTGGATTCTCAGTGCCCTGGCTGGAGAAGGTGCCAGCCCTCATGAGCGAGCCCAACGAAGAGAAGTGCGACGACCAGAAAAGCTGCCCTGACGGGAACACCTGCTGTAAACTGAGCACTGGAGAGTGGGCCTGCTGTCCACTGCCGCAT GCTGTGTGCTGTAACGACGAGTACTGCTGTCCCGAGGGAACCACGTGTGATACCGCACACAGCACGTGTTTGTCTGCAGAGGGGGAAACCGTGATGAGGAAGAAGTTTCCGGCTATCAGGAAAAACTCCAACAATGGGAAGATGCTTGTGCTTGTGAAGGGGACGGTCGAGAGAGTCAAGTGTGATGACACCAAATCCTGTCCTGACGGCAACACCTGCTGCAAGAACAAGCACGGGGGCTGGGGGTGCTGCAGCTTTCCCAag GCTGTTTGCTGTGATGACCACGAGCATTGCTGTCCAGAGGGCACCACCTGTGACCTTGCCGCTGGCACCTGTGATCAAGGTGGATTCTCTGTGCCCTGGCTGGAGAAGGTGCCAGCCCTCATGAGCGAGCCCAACGAAGAGAAGTGCGACGACCAGACCAGCTGCCCCGACGGGACTACTTGCTGTAAATTGAGCACTGGTGACTGGGCCTGCTGTCCACTGATGCAT GCTGTGTGCTGCAATGATCACGAACACTGTTGTCCTAAAGGGTACAAGTGTGATGTTGAGCAGCAGACCTGCGTCAAGCAAGGCCTGAGCATCCCCTGGGTGGCAAAGAAACCTCCCATGAAGAGGCTGCTGTCTGCAGCTGGAGCCCACACAGACAAGAACATGTGTGACAAGCACACCTGCCCCAAGGAAATGACATGCTTCAAGATGAGAACAGAGAAGTGGGGCTGCTGTCCTCTACCAAAC GCGGTGTTCTGTAATGATCAGGAGCACTGTTGTCCCCAGGGTTACCAGTGCAACATACAGACCAGCACCTGTGAGAGACAGAGCCCGGTCCTCCCCTGGGTCTTTCAGAAAGCCCCTCTCTATAGCATCTCTGCTGCCTCCCCTGACTCCAGAGGCAATGAAAAATGTGATGATCAGCACAACTGCTCAGGTCAGCAAACCTGCTGCAAGACTACTGCTGGAACCTGGGGCTGCTGCCCCTACAGCCAG GGTGTCTGCTGTGATGATCGTCAGCACTGCTGTCCAAATCGCTACACTTGTGACAAGTCTGGTGCAAAGTGTGTTCGGAGCAACGGCCTAAGCTGGGATGTGCTTTTCTCTGAAAAAAGAAGGGCGTTTAACACCTTGTAG